Part of the Coffea eugenioides isolate CCC68of unplaced genomic scaffold, Ceug_1.0 ScVebR1_3072;HRSCAF=4218, whole genome shotgun sequence genome, tggaaattcttgtggataatgactaggaagactGCTAGATTATATTTGCTGATATGACTAGAAAAACTGTtagagataatttttgaataaattaatttttttggtgaGATATTTgggcccaatgggtacccaagtatttcccaaaatttcccatcaattaatgggtacaattgagatttgtcccattttaagCCCAATATCAAATTACAATACTCATCCCACCCAAAATCTCCACGGGCATGGTAACCCATTGGGACTagggacaaattgccacctctagccCCTGCCCTATACCCCGGCTTCTCCCACTACTCCTACCCTACTCTAGTACCCCCATGGATACCCCCATAAGTGACCACTaccctttatatatatatatatgaatagtAATAAAAATCACTTTGGTCTTTTAAATTTCATATATTCATATTCGATACTATGTGAAATCTAAATCAATAGACATTGCATTTTTATAAATAATATGCAacatgtgacaaataaaaaaaatcaaatagatTTAACATACAAAATCAATTTCTTACCACAAATACCATTCATTGTCGAGAAAGAGCATGTTCTTTTCTCATAATAAAATACCacattatttattttaaattacaGTGTAAAAATTCACATTAGCAATATAATATATTAGATAAAAGATGGGGGTTGAGGCGGGGCCACTCACATTTGAAGCAGTGTTAAAATATACATATGCTAATGCAATAAAGTAACTAAATAGCAGAATATTGAGATGAATTTATAGTTAAAAAATGCAAAGGCTCGAAAGTTGACCATTTACAAACTAGGAAATGTTGAGGGTAatttagaaagaaaaatattcACATAAGTGATAAAAGTTAAAACTACAAACGCTATTCATTTTGGGGagcaaaatttatatttttgaaCTTGAGGGTGATAGAGTATTATCATGACTAAGTGTTATTAACTCTAAAAACAATGGAATGGAATTTGATATAGCATGTGGCCGATGTGGCAAAGATAGAGAACAACTTAAAACACGAACAAATCATCCTTATACCTAGCTAATTAAAAATCTGAAAACTATACTCGAACTCGATGGAAATAAACCAAACGCAATAGTCACAATCCATTACTAGTACTAAGGAAAGACACATGACACAATCACGAGACTGCCCACAGCATTGTTACTTGATCCACTTATGTAATTCATCACACATTATTCTCCTCCTTAGCCAGCaactttttgagttcatctttttcttctcttgtcaAACTCAGATTCTTTGGGTAGATAACTTCAAAGCTGACAAATATGGAGCCTGTCTCCCCGATACAGTGCCAACAAGGCATGCCTTCGTTGGGAATCTCTATAACACACCCAGGTTCTATCTTCGGAACAGTTAGAAGACGCTTATCCAATGTTTCGATTGTAAGGGCTTCATTGGTAACGTATTCCATCAGCGGAATTTTCCTTATAGCCCACAAATCATTGCCCTGCCTGTGGAATTCAGCATGAGGCTCTTCTATCACGTCAACGATCACATCCCTGGGGACCTTTCTGTCGTCTAGAATGACCCTGCGCGGATATACAATTTTCAAGCCGTTCTTTGCACCCGCTGGGATTTCCACCACAAGTGTCTCCGGATCCGCATTCGGTGCTATCACGCTACAAGTTCAATGTAAATGCATTAgattatttttgggttggagGTTATTTGGAAGAATGTTTAGACATCATTTGTCAAAGCAGTTTGTTGATATGATATATCTGAGAAAAAATGTTTTAGAAAGCGTGCTTTGTCAATAACAAGCCATACTTCATAGAAATATTCctatttaaataaatttttttatttgtaaataaG contains:
- the LOC113757418 gene encoding dnaJ homolog subfamily B member 1-like, coding for MGKLCSKGFDKGTSHRKAPPPVWCPLRCTLDELYNGVEKRIKFPGGRMKLLPDPGVIAPNADPETLVVEIPAGAKNGLKIVYPRRVILDDRKVPRDVIVDVIEEPHAEFHRQGNDLWAIRKIPLMEYVTNEALTIETLDKRLLTVPKIEPGCVIEIPNEGMPCWHCIGETGSIFVSFEVIYPKNLSLTREEKDELKKLLAKEENNV